A genomic window from Longimicrobiaceae bacterium includes:
- a CDS encoding TonB-dependent receptor, whose translation MRTASLLGLALAAAALPAAAQTASPASPNTSAETTRSAARTLAPIIVTAWRFGAVPAGAQSLSRAEWANAPQPGEDVFRMVGRLPGVTASDLSSKFYVRGGSNDEMLVRLDGLELVEPFHVKEFEGGALSIVDMDALGGVDLLTGGATAEYGNRLTGVFDMRTATPPRSGARTAVGLSLTNARFLSQGGWGAGRGQWMVSARRGYLDLVLGRVTDTNNGVDKIVPRYGDVMGKVTYRLGASNTVSLHGLYAGDQFHARDNDLLAGTSYGNRYLWANWYASYPQGIEAHTVASAGDLDWDRGGTWDGDHAGETASDVRTLWFAGVRQDWTWAVAGPFTAKLGWDWKRMAASYDYANQRSVTTIDAAGNIRVTRDTVAISADPRGTQAGAYLSAQVRPVRALTLEAGARYDRETWTGDRTWSPRLNAAWAVGSATTLRAAWGTFYQAQAIQGLQVQDGVEQFFPAERAEQRLLGIEHTAAGIDFRAEAYDRKLGSIRPRYVNLDRRLDVFPEVTDDRALLKPAEGDARGVELFAQRSGDAPFRWYASYALAQVRDRYASVGWVPRDVDQRHTLHLGAAYVPNARWRVSTAWEYHSGWPITARTFTSGTDPVTGKAWLRTGFGPLYGERLPAYQRLDARFTRSWDTRRGRGSAFLDVFNLYNHDNRRAYSYSYNVSSTGVTVNREVEKLLPIFPSIGFSWEF comes from the coding sequence ATGAGAACCGCCTCCCTCCTCGGCCTGGCCCTGGCCGCCGCCGCGCTCCCCGCGGCCGCGCAGACCGCATCTCCCGCGTCTCCGAACACATCCGCCGAGACCACGCGGAGCGCAGCGCGGACGCTGGCGCCCATCATCGTCACCGCGTGGCGCTTCGGGGCGGTGCCGGCCGGGGCGCAGTCGCTCTCTCGCGCGGAGTGGGCGAACGCGCCTCAGCCGGGCGAGGACGTGTTTCGCATGGTTGGGCGCCTTCCGGGTGTGACCGCCAGCGATCTGTCCAGCAAGTTCTACGTGCGCGGCGGCAGCAACGACGAGATGCTGGTGCGGCTGGACGGCCTGGAGCTGGTGGAGCCCTTCCACGTGAAGGAGTTCGAGGGCGGCGCGCTCTCCATCGTGGACATGGACGCGCTGGGCGGCGTGGACCTGCTCACCGGCGGCGCCACGGCCGAGTACGGCAACCGACTGACCGGCGTGTTCGACATGCGCACCGCCACGCCGCCGCGGTCCGGCGCCCGCACCGCCGTGGGCCTGTCGCTGACCAACGCCCGCTTCCTCTCGCAGGGCGGATGGGGCGCGGGCCGCGGGCAGTGGATGGTCTCCGCCCGGCGCGGCTACCTGGACCTGGTCCTGGGACGCGTGACGGACACGAACAACGGCGTGGACAAGATCGTCCCGCGCTACGGCGACGTGATGGGCAAGGTCACGTACCGCCTGGGCGCCTCCAACACGGTGAGCCTTCACGGCCTGTACGCGGGCGACCAGTTCCACGCACGCGACAACGACCTGCTGGCGGGCACCAGCTACGGAAACCGCTACCTGTGGGCGAACTGGTACGCCAGCTATCCCCAGGGAATCGAGGCGCACACCGTGGCATCGGCCGGCGACCTGGACTGGGACCGCGGCGGCACGTGGGACGGCGACCACGCGGGCGAGACCGCCAGCGACGTGCGTACGCTCTGGTTCGCGGGCGTGCGGCAGGACTGGACGTGGGCCGTGGCGGGGCCGTTCACCGCCAAGCTGGGCTGGGACTGGAAGCGCATGGCCGCGTCGTACGACTACGCCAACCAGCGCTCCGTGACGACGATCGACGCGGCGGGCAACATCCGCGTGACCCGCGACACGGTCGCCATCTCCGCCGACCCGCGGGGCACGCAGGCGGGCGCGTACCTGTCCGCGCAGGTGCGCCCGGTGCGCGCGCTCACGCTGGAGGCCGGGGCGCGCTACGACCGCGAGACGTGGACGGGCGACCGCACGTGGAGCCCGCGGCTGAACGCGGCGTGGGCGGTCGGGTCCGCGACGACGCTGCGGGCGGCGTGGGGCACCTTCTACCAGGCCCAGGCCATCCAGGGGCTTCAGGTGCAGGACGGCGTGGAGCAGTTCTTCCCCGCGGAGCGCGCGGAGCAGCGCCTGCTGGGTATTGAGCACACCGCCGCGGGAATCGACTTCCGCGCGGAGGCGTACGACCGCAAGCTGGGCAGCATCCGCCCGCGCTACGTGAACCTGGACCGCCGCCTGGACGTCTTCCCCGAGGTGACGGACGACCGTGCCCTCCTCAAGCCCGCCGAGGGCGATGCGCGCGGCGTGGAGCTGTTCGCGCAGCGCTCCGGCGACGCACCGTTCCGCTGGTACGCCAGCTATGCCCTGGCCCAGGTGCGCGACCGGTACGCCTCGGTGGGCTGGGTGCCCCGCGACGTGGACCAGCGCCACACGCTGCACCTGGGCGCGGCGTACGTACCCAACGCGCGCTGGCGGGTGAGCACGGCGTGGGAGTACCACTCCGGATGGCCCATCACGGCGCGCACGTTCACCAGCGGTACGGACCCGGTGACGGGGAAGGCGTGGCTGCGCACCGGCTTCGGGCCGCTGTACGGCGAACGGCTGCCCGCGTACCAGCGTCTGGATGCGCGCTTCACCCGCTCGTGGGACACGCGCCGGGGCCGCGGGTCGGCGTTCCTGGACGTGTTCAACCTCTACAACCACGACAACCGCCGCGCGTACAGCTACAGCTACAACGTCAGCTCCACCGGCGTGACCGTGAACCGCGAGGTCGAGAAGCTGCTCCCCATCTTCCCCAGCATCGGCTTCTCCTGGGAGTTCTGA